In Kutzneria kofuensis, the DNA window AGCCGCGGGCGGCCGAAGTGGTGGCGGCCATGGCCGAGGAGGCGGAGCACGTGGCGCTTGCCTTGCAGGCGTTCGGCTCGGACCCGAAGAGTTCGCTCGGCGCGGCCGGCGATCTGCTGGCCGACGTGCAGGACAAGTGCCTGACGTTCGTGGCCGAGGCGTTCGGGCTCGGCCAGCGCGCACTGTCGGTCGAGGTCCTCACGGTGCCGGCCACGCCGAGGGTGACACCGTGCGGGGTCCTGCTGGCCACGGGGCGACCGGCCGCCTTCGTGAACCACACCGAGCTGCGATCGGTCGGGCTCGTCGAGGCGATCCTCAACATGACCATGCTCGCCGCGCTCCGAGCGGACGGGAACGCCACGCCGGGCCGGCACATCGCGGCGCAGCTCACCGACGTGCCCACGGAACGGGCTCGCATGGCCCGCACGATCGACACGATCCTCGTCTACGTGACCAGTGCGCAGGCCATCCGGTTGTTCGTGGACACCGACCACCTCGACCTGGCCGAGCCGCTCGGCGTGTACATCACGCACGGCCGGCTCACCGACATCCTCCGGCCGTACTGGCTGCACCACCTGAGCGGCCGGCTGACCAGGGAGGCGGCGCTCGCCGCCGTCGTCGCCGAGCTCCAGGCCGGCGGTCCGGGCCTGTTCGCCCTGCGCGACACCGCCGAACTCGCCGCCGACTTCTACCTGCTGGAGCTCCTCCACGCCCGTTCGGACGCCGCCGCGAGCCGGCGCCTGGAGCAGTTCGAAGCCGCCCTGGCCCGCGACGTCATCCGCTACCTGCACACCGCCGTCGGCGCCGAACTCGGCCACTGCCAACGGGTGCCGATCGACACCGTGGCGGATCCCGAGCTGCGCGACTTCGTCACCGAGATCAACCGCGGCGACAGCGCCATCTCGTGGCGGCGGATCTTCGACCGCCTCGGCACCCGCGCCCTCCTGCTGGCCGAGGCCGCCTTCGAAGGGCCGTGCATTCCGTACGGCGGCCTGAAGTGGTCGCCGGTGGCGCGGACCTTGCGCCTGCACCTGGACGACGTGATCCCTCGGCGGGTGTTCATCGACCAGTGCTTCACCCTCCGCCACAACAACGGTCCGCTCTTCGACAAGTCCTTCGACGTGTCGAAGGTGCTCACCGTCCTCGATGCCCAGGCGTCCGCCGACTACGACCTGTTGCTACAGCACGCCTCCACCGACGTCCGCCGCCTCTGGGCCGCCCACCACGAAACGAGGTTCGCGGACCGTCATCCGGTGTGGCTGGGCTCCGCCGCCCGCGCCGTCTCGTCGGCATCGAGAAACGCGTCGCGGTGATCCCGCGCCCACGTACGGAAGCTACGAGCCGGGCGGCCGAGGAGGCGGTGCACGTCGTCCGTCACGACGGCGTTGCCGCCGTCGCGGACCAGCCGGAACCCGTGGACCGCGACGTCGACCACGGACGGATCGAACCCGCCGGCGAGCATCTGCTCTCGCGCCTGGTCAGGCGGGACGTCGACAGTCCCGATCGGTCGTCCCAGCAGCTCGGCTAGTTGGGCCACCTGGTCGGGAACGCTGACCAGCTCGGGCCCGGTCAGCGTGTAGGCCGTTCCGTCGTGCTCGGCGCCGAGCAGCGCCTCGACCGCCACCTCGGCCACGTCGCGAGGGTCGACGACCCCTTGCCCGCCCGTCCCGGTCATGTTGGGCACGGGCTGGCCGGCTCGGATCGATCCGGCCCAGCGCAGCGTGTTGGAGGCGAACGCGGAGGGACGCAGGACGGTCCAGGCCAACCCGCTGTCGGCCAGGGCTTGCTCGCCGGGGGCGTGCCAGTTCGCCGGCATGGCATTCCCGTCACCGGCGGGTAGCCGACCGCGGATGGCCGACAGCTTCACCACCTTCCGTACGCCGCCGGCGCGGGCGGCGTTGATCATCGCCAGGTCGTGCGCGGGAACCCACGCTCCCGGCGCGGTGAGCAGAAAGACACTCTCCACCCCGGCCGCCGCACGGCGCAGCGCCTCGGGATCCTCGTAATCGGCGTGCACCACCTCCACTCCGGCCTCGACCGACGGGAGACGGTTTCGGGTCATCGCCCGCAGCGGCGCGCCCCGCCGGGCCAAGAGCCGGAGGACTTCACTGCCGACGGTGCCCGTGGCACCAGTAACCAAGATCATGACGTCAGCCTGTCAGCGCCGACACCGGGCTGATAGGAAAATCCGGCACTCCTCGGTCGGGCCTCGGTACGGCCCGGCGCGGATACCCTGATGCCGTGAACGCGAGCCGACAACTGCCGGTCCCCGACGCTCTCCGGCTCTGGATGGACCGCATCGACCTCGCGTCGTACCGCGCGGACAGCGACCCGTGCCCGTTGGTCCACGTGCCAGACCCGGCCACCACGCTCGTGTGGCGCACAACGGCCGATGGGCACAGCGCCTTGCTGGTAGTCGGCCCACGCACGCACGCCGCCTACCACGAGGGCAAGGACATCCCGGTGTGCGTGCGGTTCCGGATCACGACTGGCGCCGCTCGAACACTCCTCGGCACGTCCGTCGACGAGATCACCGACCAGGTGGTGCCACTCGGCGAGCTGTGGGGGCCGCTCGGCACCCGACTTGCCGACGAACTGGCCGGGCTCGCTTCCCAACCGACGGCCGTTGTCGACCATCTGGCGGCCGCGCTCTCGGCCCGAGTCGATGCCGTGCAGGATCAGGGAAGTGCAACAGCGGATCTGGTCCGGCGGGCGTCGGTCGCGCTGTCCTCGAACAGCGGCCATTCGCGCCCACGGGTCGACGAGGTGGCCCGACGTGTCGGCGTCAGCGAGCGCCATCTCCGCAACGTGTTCACCACGGCCGTCGGCATCCCGCCGAAGCAGTTCGTTCGGCTCGCCCGGATCCGAACGGTCCTCCCCGGACTGCGTCGGACGTCCTGGGCCCGGCTGGCCAGCGATGCCGGTTACTACGACCAGTCGCACATGGTCGCCCAGTTCCGCGAGATCATGCACGTGACGCCGAGCGCGTTCGCCGCCGGCCGGTTACCCACTGTCCCTTGCTGAGCAACCGGACCCGTCAGACCGGGCCGCACGAATGGCTACGGCGTTCGATGAGCACGACGTCGCGCCACACACCGTGGTGTCGGCCGATGCGCTCGCGAGTGCCGACGGTCCGGAAACCGGAATTCCGGTGCAGCGCAAGGCTTTCGGTGTTCTCGGGGAAGACCCCGCTCTGCAACGTCCACACCCCCGCTGCCTCGGTGGCCGCGATGTACGTGGTGAGCAGGGCCGTGCCGATGCCGCGGCCGTGGTGGTCGGGGTGGACGTAGACGCTGTGCTCCAGCACGCCGGCGTACACGCAGCGGCTGGAGACCGGCGTCGCGGCGATCCACCCGAGCACGGCGCCGGTGGAGTCGGTGGCCACGAACCGGTGTGCGGCAAGGTGTGCTTGGTCCCACTGATCCCAACTCGGCGCGATGGTCTCGAAGCTGGCGTTGCCGGTGTCGAGTCCGGCTTGGTAGACGGCGAGCACCTGCTCGGCGTGCTCCGACTTCATGACGCCGACGACGACCGTGCTCCTGTTCTGCCGCAACGGTTTCGCGGCGCGAATGAGCGCGGCGTGCAGCTTGTCGGCGACCTGGTGCGTGCGGTGCACCTCGATGCCGGCGAGCCCGGCCGTGGCCAGGGCGGCGACATAGTCGTCAGTGGTCAGCGAGCTGGTCAGGCACTCGACCCGGTCGGCGCCGGCGGCGCGTTCGGCGTCGGTGAGGCTGAAGTCGGCCAGCACGTCGGTGATCCCGATCCGGCCGCCGGGACGCAGCACGCGGGCGATCTCGGCGAACACACGCGGCTTGTCGGCGGACAGGGTGATCACGCAGTTGGAGATCACCACGTCGACGGAGCCGTCCGGCAGCGGGATGTCCTCGATCCGGCCGCGGTGGAACTCGACGTTGGTGACGGCCTGCTCGGCGGCGTGCCGGCGGGCGAGGTCGAGCATTTCCGGCGTCATGTCCAGGCCGATCACCCGCCCGGCGGGCCCCACGCGGCGGGCGGAGACCAGCACGTCCAGCCCGGCGCCGGAGCCGAGGTCGAGCACGGTCTCGCCGGGGTTCAGGTCGGCGACCGCGACGGGGTTGCCGCAGCCGAGGCCGGCCTGGTCGAGCGGGACGTCGGCGAGGCGGTGCGCGGCGGCGGTGTAGCGGGCTTGCACGGGGCCGATGTCGGTCATGAGCACACCGCCTCGACGGTGGTCGGGGCCTTGCCCATCACCACGTCGGCGGCGCTGGGGAAGCACGCCACGCACCGCTGGTTCACCCGGTACAGGCGGGCGGTTCCCCGCTGCTCGACGAGCACGAACCGCACTTCGGCCAGGATCTTCAGGTGGGCGGACACCGTGGACTGCCCGACCGGGACCTGGTCCACGATCTCGCCGACGGTCATCGGCCGGTCCTGCTCGGCGAGCAGGTTCAGGATCTGCACGCGGGTGGCGTCCGCGAGGGCGCGGAACCACCCGGCGTAGGTCTCGGCGAGCTGACGGTCGAGCATCGGTAAACCCCCTTCATCGTTCATCGACGATAGACGATGAAGGGGGTTGTCGGCCAGCCCGCCGCAAAGCCCGCAGGAGCAGCGGCACGCCGACGACGGCGGGCAGCAGCCAGTACGTGATGTGCGGCAGCAGGTTCCACAGTGGCAGGTTCGGCCCGTTGTCCACGTAGAAGCCGGTCAACAGCGCCATGTAGGAGACCGCCATGCCGGTGCCGTGTATCCGGAACCAGCCAGGGCGATGCCGTCGGCGCGCGACCAGTCCGGCCGTCCCGGCGACGACGGCGACCGTGCCGATCGTCAGCAGGTCGACGTCGTGCGGCCAGCGCAGCACGGCCAGCGCCACGAGCGCGGCGAAGGAGCAGACGAGCGCCCAGTAGTAGACGATGCCGGCGCGTGGATGGCGGCCGCGTCGCTTGCGGGCCAG includes these proteins:
- a CDS encoding SDR family oxidoreductase, producing MILVTGATGTVGSEVLRLLARRGAPLRAMTRNRLPSVEAGVEVVHADYEDPEALRRAAAGVESVFLLTAPGAWVPAHDLAMINAARAGGVRKVVKLSAIRGRLPAGDGNAMPANWHAPGEQALADSGLAWTVLRPSAFASNTLRWAGSIRAGQPVPNMTGTGGQGVVDPRDVAEVAVEALLGAEHDGTAYTLTGPELVSVPDQVAQLAELLGRPIGTVDVPPDQAREQMLAGGFDPSVVDVAVHGFRLVRDGGNAVVTDDVHRLLGRPARSFRTWARDHRDAFLDADETARAAEPSHTG
- a CDS encoding helix-turn-helix domain-containing protein, encoding MNASRQLPVPDALRLWMDRIDLASYRADSDPCPLVHVPDPATTLVWRTTADGHSALLVVGPRTHAAYHEGKDIPVCVRFRITTGAARTLLGTSVDEITDQVVPLGELWGPLGTRLADELAGLASQPTAVVDHLAAALSARVDAVQDQGSATADLVRRASVALSSNSGHSRPRVDEVARRVGVSERHLRNVFTTAVGIPPKQFVRLARIRTVLPGLRRTSWARLASDAGYYDQSHMVAQFREIMHVTPSAFAAGRLPTVPC
- a CDS encoding GNAT family N-acetyltransferase produces the protein MTDIGPVQARYTAAAHRLADVPLDQAGLGCGNPVAVADLNPGETVLDLGSGAGLDVLVSARRVGPAGRVIGLDMTPEMLDLARRHAAEQAVTNVEFHRGRIEDIPLPDGSVDVVISNCVITLSADKPRVFAEIARVLRPGGRIGITDVLADFSLTDAERAAGADRVECLTSSLTTDDYVAALATAGLAGIEVHRTHQVADKLHAALIRAAKPLRQNRSTVVVGVMKSEHAEQVLAVYQAGLDTGNASFETIAPSWDQWDQAHLAAHRFVATDSTGAVLGWIAATPVSSRCVYAGVLEHSVYVHPDHHGRGIGTALLTTYIAATEAAGVWTLQSGVFPENTESLALHRNSGFRTVGTRERIGRHHGVWRDVVLIERRSHSCGPV
- a CDS encoding ArsR/SmtB family transcription factor — protein: MLDRQLAETYAGWFRALADATRVQILNLLAEQDRPMTVGEIVDQVPVGQSTVSAHLKILAEVRFVLVEQRGTARLYRVNQRCVACFPSAADVVMGKAPTTVEAVCS
- a CDS encoding DUF2306 domain-containing protein, whose amino-acid sequence is MLADQIVVGGLPVPDDRPVFLAALAVHVAAGAGCVVAGALAALARKRRGRHPRAGIVYYWALVCSFAALVALAVLRWPHDVDLLTIGTVAVVAGTAGLVARRRHRPGWFRIHGTGMAVSYMALLTGFYVDNGPNLPLWNLLPHITYWLLPAVVGVPLLLRALRRAGRQPPSSSIVDER